The Asticcacaulis excentricus CB 48 genomic sequence AAAGCCAATAGTTTGTCTTCCGGCGTGGAAATCTGTATATGGCGCGCTCAACCCGTCGTCTTCTGTACTAAGGAAGCGGACCTGTCCTGTCTTATACCTCCCCGGCGTGCCGGGGAGGGGGACCGCACGAAACGGCCACAGGCCGGTGAGATGCGGTGGTGGGGGTAAGCCTCTGTTTCAGCCTGCGCGGCAGGCGGATAAGGGACACGCCCCCTCCGTCACGCCTTCGGCGTGCCACCTCCCGCGGCTCGCGGGTGGCGTATAGGAAATGGCTTTCTTTTCAGTCTGGTACCCCGTGAAGCTGTTCAAGAAACGTAAAACGCCCAAGGTTTTCGACACCTCAACGCAATGGGGGCTGTTCAAGACCTATCTGGCCTTTCTGTGGAACGACCACGCCTATCTTCGGTTAGGCTTCACCAATGCGCACTGGATCGACGACAAGATGGTGCGCACCAACCAGCCGTGGCCGTTTCAGCTCGCCTGGTTCAAAAAGCACGACCGCATCCGCACGGTTATCAATCTGCGCGGCGGGCAGGGGGCGTTTTTCGCGCTGGAACGCCATGCCTGTCAGACCTTGGGTCTCAATCTGGTCGATTTCATTGTCACTTCACGCGATGTGCCCTCCGCCGAAGCCATCCTTGAGGCCGAAAAGCTGTTCGATAGCATCCAGTATCCGGCCCTGATGCACTGTAAATCCGGGGCGGATCGCGCGGGGATCATGAGCGTCCTGTACCGTCACCTGCACCTCAAACACCCCCTGCGGGAGGCGGTTCAGGAACTGGGCCTGCGCACCCTGCATATGAAGGCGGGCAAGACGGGCGTGCTCGACTATATTTTCGACTGCTATTTTGCTGAGGGTGAACCGCGCGGTATGTCCTTTGTTGAATGGACGCAGTCGGACCTGTATGATCCGGTGAAGATCAAGTCAGACTTCAAATCGGCGTGGTGGGGCACGCTTCTGACCGAAAAGATTTTCCGCCGGGAGTAGGTGGCGGTTGCGCCTTCGCCCTTTTTCGCGCACGTTTTCGGCTTAGGCTGATCGAAACGGGGTATGGCCATGTCGCTGAAATTCATCGCTATCACGTTGACGGCTTTGACCCTGACGGGCTGCGCGTCTACGCCCGAACCCGTGGCAGGCAGCGCGCAGGCTACCCTGCCGTCGCCAAAGGCGTGCAAGGCGCGCGACCTGGTCTTTACTAAGGACGCCAACGGCAAGGGTTATTGCGTCACGGAGGCGCAGGCCAAGTGCCAGCAATCGGCGTTGCTGGTGCTGGGCGACGCGGACTGTCTCAACACGCTGATGTGGAAGGACAATAGCTCACGTCCAGACCCGCTGCCGCGCGGCACGGCGGTGACGCCGACAAAGAACTGAGGTCAAAACCACCTCCACATCGCTTTCGATGTGGAGGTGAAGAATTAGTCGTTTGCCGGGTTCAGCAGACGGTGCGCGTGGATGACGAAATAGCGCATCAGGGCGTTATCGACCGTCGATTGCGCCTTGGCACGCCAGGCGGTCTTGGCTTCTTCGTAGCTGGCGTAGGCGCCAACAAATTCGACCGCCTTGAGGTCCTTGAAGTCGGTGCTGCCGGGTGCTTGCAGTTCGCCGCCGATGACGATGTGAAGCAGTTGTTTGTCGCTCATGGTCAAACTCTCAGAGGGTTTCGAGGGAAGGAAGGGCAGCGCAACGGCGCCGGATTTCGGGATACAAGCCTGAATTGGCGCAGATCAGCGAGGCCTTGAGGCTGTCGGGGGCGTTGAAGTCGTAGGCCTGCCCCAGATGGTCGGATACGGTGGCCCCGGCCTCATGGCAGATCAGGGTAGCCGCCGCCACGTCCCAGTCGCGCTTGGGCGTCAGGGCCAGAGTAAAATCGGCGCGGCCCGCTGCCACGCACACCATGCGGTAGGCGACGGAGGGGCGAGACGTTATGCTCATCTTGGGCCACGGCTCCGGCCAGATGTCGCGGCCAAACAGGCGCGCATCGCCGATCCCCTGCGCCACGCTGAGGTCGGTGGTGGCGGAGGCGCCGATGGGTTCACCATTGAGAAATGCCCCCAACCCTTTACCTGCGCTATACATTTCCTGCGCATCGGGCGCATAGACCACGGCGGCGACTGGCTGGCGGGCCTGCACCAGACACAGGGCAATGGTCCAGTAGGGGGAGCCCTTGGTGAAGCCCATCGTGCCGTCAATGGGGTCGAGCACGAACAGGTGCGATTGCGTCAGGCGGGCGGGCGTATCGGGCGATTCCTCGCTCTGCCAAGCATAGCCGGGGCGCGCGTCCAGCAGCGCCTCCTTCAGCCACAGATCGACCTCCAAATCGGCATTGGTGACGATGGAGCCATCGGATTTATAAGAGATATTCAGCCCCTGCGCCTTGAGGTGCTGAGCCAGCGCCCCGGCGCGCCGCGCCCGGTCGATCAGCAGATCAAGCTCGTCCTGAAGTGTCGGCGCGGCCCGGCTCATCATTTGCCCCCGATGCTTAGGCCATCGACCAGTATCGAGGGGGTGTCGAGCGTCCCCTTGATCTCAAGGTCCGAGGCGGGCTCAAGGCGCGCGAAAATGTCAATCAGATTGCCAGCAACGGTGATTTCATTGACCGGGTGGATCAGTTCGCCGTTTTCAAACACAAAGCCCGACGCCCCGGCCGACCAATCGCCGGTGTCCGAATTGACGCTGGGGCCAAACATCGAGGTGATCACCACCCCGGAACGAGCGGCCCGCATAAGGTCGGCGGGGGAGCGCGTACCGGGGCTCAGCGTCACATTGTGCGCCGAAACGCCCGCTGGATGCGCCAGAGAGCGTGAAGCATGGCCGGTCGAAACCATGCCCAGTTGCCGCCCGGCGGCGCTGTTGAGCAGCCAGGTGGTCAGGATGCCGTCGTCGATAAGGGAACGCTCACGCACAGTCACGCCTTCGTCGTCATAAAGGCACGAGCCCAGGCCGCGCGGGCGGAACGGGTTGTCGATAAGGT encodes the following:
- a CDS encoding fused DSP-PTPase phosphatase/NAD kinase-like protein codes for the protein MAFFSVWYPVKLFKKRKTPKVFDTSTQWGLFKTYLAFLWNDHAYLRLGFTNAHWIDDKMVRTNQPWPFQLAWFKKHDRIRTVINLRGGQGAFFALERHACQTLGLNLVDFIVTSRDVPSAEAILEAEKLFDSIQYPALMHCKSGADRAGIMSVLYRHLHLKHPLREAVQELGLRTLHMKAGKTGVLDYIFDCYFAEGEPRGMSFVEWTQSDLYDPVKIKSDFKSAWWGTLLTEKIFRRE
- a CDS encoding DUF4170 domain-containing protein; the encoded protein is MSDKQLLHIVIGGELQAPGSTDFKDLKAVEFVGAYASYEEAKTAWRAKAQSTVDNALMRYFVIHAHRLLNPAND
- a CDS encoding inositol monophosphatase family protein, with product MMSRAAPTLQDELDLLIDRARRAGALAQHLKAQGLNISYKSDGSIVTNADLEVDLWLKEALLDARPGYAWQSEESPDTPARLTQSHLFVLDPIDGTMGFTKGSPYWTIALCLVQARQPVAAVVYAPDAQEMYSAGKGLGAFLNGEPIGASATTDLSVAQGIGDARLFGRDIWPEPWPKMSITSRPSVAYRMVCVAAGRADFTLALTPKRDWDVAAATLICHEAGATVSDHLGQAYDFNAPDSLKASLICANSGLYPEIRRRCAALPSLETL